From a region of the Gossypium raimondii isolate GPD5lz chromosome 10, ASM2569854v1, whole genome shotgun sequence genome:
- the LOC128033985 gene encoding uncharacterized protein LOC128033985 translates to MEATERIVDDLDFTLEQKLKWAISLLRDEACQWWLTVKEGASYIDARRREFLNLTQGDRSVAEYEREHNFLALVENTKITEEVKHTERQNWDKERGKNKRDSEPSISGMRPKKNDRSGGIVRVRAPVASTGITLCGHCGRRHLGECWRTTGACLGCGSTEHCVGECPLRTNQVQVTGSGTAQPSRVVQQPPRGRDQARSDNGMGYGQRAPGRDIGSTHSYIVCSIFKNLEILVESTFSEVTVLSLLGQFVTFTKLYRDVPLEVQGAVFQADLMELPFWEFDMILGMDWLVKNHFSLDCATKRVVLITEGGNIVVIGERRNYLANMNSTLVAEKLVRKGCDAYLAYVSVFAAWDSTIKDFITVRDFLDVFPEELPVYLQIESGVLD, encoded by the exons ATGGAGGCCACGGAAAGAATCGTGGACGATCTAGACTTTACCCTTGAACAGAAATTGAAATGGGCTATTTCCTTGCTTCGCGATGAAGCATGCCAATGGTGGCTGActgttaaggagg GGGCAAGCTACATCGATGCTAGAAGACGTGAGTTTCTGAATCTCACACAAGGGGATCGTtcagtggccgagtatgag AGGGAGCATAACTTTTTAGCATTGGTAGAGAACACGAAGATCACCGAGGAGGTGAAGCACACTGAGCGGCAAAACTGGGATAAGGAGAGaggcaagaataagagggattcggaGCCCTCGATTTCTGGGATGAGGCCTAAGAAAAATGACAGATCTGGTGGGATAGTTAGAGTTAGGGCCCCTGTTGCATCTACTGGAATCACGCTTTGCGGACATTGTGGAAGGCGCCATCTGGGTGAATGTTGGAGGACGACTGGGGCTTGTTTAGGATGTGGGTCTACTGAGCACTGTGTTGGGGAGTGTCCGCTGAGGACCAATCAGGTGCAAGTTACGGGTTCTGGTACTGCACAGCCATCGAGGGTAGTTCAGCAACCGCCTAGGGGCCGTGATCAGGCTAGGAGTGATAATGGTATGGGTTATGGGCAGAGAGCACCAGGCAGAG atataggatctacGCATTCCTATATTGTCTGttctattttcaaaaacctAGAGATTCTGGTTGAGAGTACTTTTAGTGAGGTGACTGTGCTGAGCCTGCTGGGGCAATTTGTTACATTTACCAAACTGTACAGAGATGTTCCCTTAGAGGTTCAAGGGGCAGTATTTCAGGCTGATTTGATGGAGCTTCCATTTTGGGAGTTTGATATGATATTGGGGATGGACTGGTTGGTCAAGAATCATTTCAGTTTGGATTGTGCGACTAAGAGGGTCGTATTGATAACTGAAGGGGGTAATATAGTTGTGATTGGGGAACGCCGGAATTACTTAGCTAACATGAACTCTACACTGGTAGCTGAGAAACTGGTTCGCAAGGGATGTGATGCGTATTTGGCCTACGTAAGTGTTTTCGCTGCTTGGGACTCTACTATTAAGGACTTCATAACTGTGAGGGATTTTTTAGACGTCTTTCCTGAGGAGCTACCAGTTTACCTCCAAATCGAAAGTGGAGTTCTGGATTGA